The following are encoded together in the Litorilinea aerophila genome:
- a CDS encoding calcium/sodium antiporter, translated as MLTNDLTIHVLLFMAGFALLTGGAEFLVRGASRLAVRLNVSSIVVGLTVVAFGTSLPELLVSLIANLRGDGGSHIAIGNIVGSNIANLGLILGMAGLIAAIPVERHLVRREYPLLIGVSVVFIIMAWDGSINRLEGLLLVAGLIAFTYYSYTAVRELPGAEALDVVEAIDPDIGQPSTHVLWDLLLVAGGLGGLILGAQWLVDSAQVLARALGVSELVIGLTLVAVGTSLPELATSIVAMIRKEGDIAVGNVVGSNLFNMLFIGGASALVRPLPVPLSMRTADLPAMLGLTLLVYLLIRREPSRLLRWQGALIVAAYLAYTTWLFMANGSTMI; from the coding sequence ATGCTCACCAACGACCTGACCATTCATGTCCTGCTCTTCATGGCCGGTTTTGCGTTATTGACCGGCGGGGCCGAATTTTTGGTCCGGGGAGCCAGCCGCCTGGCTGTGCGCCTGAACGTCTCCAGCATCGTCGTCGGGCTGACCGTGGTGGCCTTTGGCACCAGTCTGCCCGAACTGCTGGTCAGCCTCATCGCCAACCTGCGGGGCGATGGCGGCAGCCACATCGCTATCGGCAACATCGTGGGCAGCAACATCGCCAACCTGGGCCTGATCCTGGGCATGGCCGGCCTCATTGCCGCCATCCCGGTGGAGCGCCACCTGGTCCGTCGGGAATATCCCCTGCTGATCGGGGTCTCGGTGGTGTTTATCATCATGGCGTGGGATGGATCCATCAACCGGCTGGAAGGCCTTCTCCTGGTAGCCGGCCTGATCGCCTTCACCTACTACAGCTATACTGCAGTACGGGAACTGCCTGGCGCCGAAGCGCTGGATGTGGTGGAGGCCATCGATCCCGACATCGGGCAGCCCAGCACCCACGTGCTCTGGGACCTCCTGCTGGTGGCAGGAGGATTGGGCGGCCTGATCCTGGGTGCCCAATGGCTGGTGGACTCGGCCCAGGTGCTCGCCCGGGCCCTGGGCGTCAGCGAGCTGGTCATCGGCCTGACCCTGGTGGCGGTCGGAACCAGTCTGCCCGAGCTGGCCACCAGCATCGTGGCGATGATCCGCAAAGAAGGGGACATCGCAGTGGGCAATGTGGTGGGCAGCAACCTGTTCAACATGCTCTTCATCGGCGGCGCCAGCGCCCTGGTTCGCCCCCTGCCGGTTCCCCTGAGCATGCGCACCGCCGACCTGCCCGCGATGCTCGGGCTGACCCTGCTGGTCTACCTGCTGATCCGCCGGGAGCCCAGCCGCCTGCTGCGCTGGCAGGGTGCCCTGATCGTGGCCGCTTATCTGGCCTATACCACATGGCTCTTCATGGCCAACGGCAGTACGATGATCTGA